From a single Glycine soja cultivar W05 chromosome 19, ASM419377v2, whole genome shotgun sequence genomic region:
- the LOC114400659 gene encoding trihelix transcription factor GTL2-like isoform X2 codes for MFDGAPDQFHQFIAPRTTLPLHLSFPLHHHASSTPPPNTFLPFDPYNPSSHHLLPSLQTNHLLHPPTTSPTHKHEQDKVIAPIVNNNEEIQRDQRQLPDQLTDSWTNDEVLALFRIRSSMENWLPELTWDHVSRRLAEVGFKKSAEKCKEKFEDESRYFDNINNYGKNNFRFLISELEELCQNSDPGAHDHNGHALEENSRDIETTTATKRCDIGSDTVVEKSNSKVRKRKRRDRFEMFKGFCESVVNKMMAQQEETHNKLLEDMVKRDQEKFAREEAWKKQELDRMKKELEIMAQEQAIAGDRQATIIEFLKKCATTTITSLSPPSQNAKYYITNDSNLPNCASHSQNPNNPSNEDNNLEPTPSSKMIQNHGQTTLGAENPSTSDTLLQVPSSSNSSPTTHNPSSSLNSHNNIIPLESNSVSTYKPTSTTPMASSENSKDDIGRRWPRDEVLALINLRCTSLSSNEEKEGNKGPLWERISQGMSALGYKRSAKRCKEKWENINKYFRKTKDNVNKKRSLNSRTCPYFHQLSCLYGQGKIVPQSEREGNYCLNPTPNSGQVPPDDDHQVQDDESSQVGSAGLVQYAC; via the exons atGTTCGATGGAGCACCAGACCAGTTCCACCAATTCATAGCACCAAGGACCACTCTTCCTCTCCACCTGTCTTTCCCTCTCCACCATCATGCCTCTTCAACCCCTCCTCCAAATACCTTCCTACCCTTTGATCCATATAACCCTTCTTCTCATCATCTCTTGCCATCACTCCAAACCAATCATCTCTTGCACCCCCCTACTACTTCCCCCACCCACAAACACGAACAAGACAAGGTTATTGCTCCAATCGTCAACAACAATGAAGAGATTCAAAGAGATCAAAGACAATTACCAGATCAGCTAACCGATTCCTGGACCAACGATGAAGTGCTTGCACTTTTCAGAATCAGATCTAGCATGGAAAATTGGCTCCCAGAGCTCACATGGGACCATGTCTCAAG GAGGCTAGCAGAGGTTGGGTTTAAGAAGAGTGCTGAGAAGTGCAAGGAGAAGTTTGAAGATGAGAGTAGATATTTCGACAACATCAATAACTACGGCAAGAACAATTTCCGGTTCCTTATTAGCGAGCTGGAGGAGCTTTGTCAAAACTCTGATCCTGGTGCTCATGATCATAATG GACACGCATTGGAAGAAAATTCGAGAGACATTGAAACAACTACAGCGACCAAACGATGTGATATTGGAAGTGACACAGTGGTGGAGAAGTCAAATTCAAAGGTGCGCAAGAGGAAGAGGCGTGATAGGTTCGAAATGTTCAAGGGTTTTTGCGAGAGTGTTGTCAACAAGATGATGGCTCAGCAAGAAGAGACTCACAACAAGCTCCTCGAGGACATGGTGAAAAGGGACCAAGAGAAGTTCGCCAGAGAAGAAGCTTGGAAGAAGCAAGAGTTGGATAGGATGAAAAAGGAGCTTGAGATTATGGCACAAGAGCAAGCCATTGCCGGGGATAGACAAGCCACCATAATTGAATTCTTAAAGAAAtgtgcaacaacaacaataacttcaTTATCCCCTCCAAGCCAAAATGCCAAGTACTACATCACAAATGATTCAAATCTTCCAAATTGTGCATCGCATTCGCAAAACCCTAATAATCCTTCCAATGAAGACAACAATCTTGAGCCAACACCTTCTtctaaaatgattcaaaatcatGGCCAAACTACGTTGGGAGCAGAAAACCCTAGCACAAGTGACACATTATTACAagttccttcttcctccaactCTTCCCCAACAACCCACAACCCTAGTTCTTCACTCAATAGCCACAATAACATTATCCCACTAGAGTCAAATTCAGTTTCGACATACAAGCCCACCTCAACAACCCCTATGGCCAGCAGTGAGAATTCGAAAGATGATATTGGGAGAAGATGGCCAAGAGATGAAGTGTTAGCACTGATAAACCTAAGGTGCACAAGTCTAAGCagcaatgaagagaaagaaggaaacaaGGGTCCTCTGTGGGAGAGAATCTCGCAAGGGATGTCAGCGCTGGGATACAAGAGAAGTGCAAAGAGGTGCAAGGAGAAGTGGGAGAACATAAACAAGTACTTCAGAAAAACCAAGGATAATGTTAATAAGAAAAGGTCCCTTAACTCTAGGACATGTCCTTATTTCCATCAACTGAGTTGCTTGTATGGTCAAGGAAAAATCGTGCCGCAGTCAGAAAGGGAAGGGAACTACTGCTTGAATCCAACCCCGAATTCCGGTCAAGTGCCACCGGATGATGATCATCAAGTCCAAGACGATGAGTCTTCTCAAGTGGGGTCTGCTGGTTTGGTTCAGTATGCATGTTGA
- the LOC114400659 gene encoding trihelix transcription factor GTL2-like isoform X1 yields MFDGAPDQFHQFIAPRTTLPLHLSFPLHHHASSTPPPNTFLPFDPYNPSSHHLLPSLQTNHLLHPPTTSPTHKHEQDKVIAPIVNNNEEIQRDQRQLPDQLTDSWTNDEVLALFRIRSSMENWLPELTWDHVSRRLAEVGFKKSAEKCKEKFEDESRYFDNINNYGKNNFRFLISELEELCQNSDPGAHDHNGVVVRSEKTHHLGGHALEENSRDIETTTATKRCDIGSDTVVEKSNSKVRKRKRRDRFEMFKGFCESVVNKMMAQQEETHNKLLEDMVKRDQEKFAREEAWKKQELDRMKKELEIMAQEQAIAGDRQATIIEFLKKCATTTITSLSPPSQNAKYYITNDSNLPNCASHSQNPNNPSNEDNNLEPTPSSKMIQNHGQTTLGAENPSTSDTLLQVPSSSNSSPTTHNPSSSLNSHNNIIPLESNSVSTYKPTSTTPMASSENSKDDIGRRWPRDEVLALINLRCTSLSSNEEKEGNKGPLWERISQGMSALGYKRSAKRCKEKWENINKYFRKTKDNVNKKRSLNSRTCPYFHQLSCLYGQGKIVPQSEREGNYCLNPTPNSGQVPPDDDHQVQDDESSQVGSAGLVQYAC; encoded by the exons atGTTCGATGGAGCACCAGACCAGTTCCACCAATTCATAGCACCAAGGACCACTCTTCCTCTCCACCTGTCTTTCCCTCTCCACCATCATGCCTCTTCAACCCCTCCTCCAAATACCTTCCTACCCTTTGATCCATATAACCCTTCTTCTCATCATCTCTTGCCATCACTCCAAACCAATCATCTCTTGCACCCCCCTACTACTTCCCCCACCCACAAACACGAACAAGACAAGGTTATTGCTCCAATCGTCAACAACAATGAAGAGATTCAAAGAGATCAAAGACAATTACCAGATCAGCTAACCGATTCCTGGACCAACGATGAAGTGCTTGCACTTTTCAGAATCAGATCTAGCATGGAAAATTGGCTCCCAGAGCTCACATGGGACCATGTCTCAAG GAGGCTAGCAGAGGTTGGGTTTAAGAAGAGTGCTGAGAAGTGCAAGGAGAAGTTTGAAGATGAGAGTAGATATTTCGACAACATCAATAACTACGGCAAGAACAATTTCCGGTTCCTTATTAGCGAGCTGGAGGAGCTTTGTCAAAACTCTGATCCTGGTGCTCATGATCATAATGGGGTTGTAGTGAGGAGTGAAAAGACTCACCACCTAGGAGGACACGCATTGGAAGAAAATTCGAGAGACATTGAAACAACTACAGCGACCAAACGATGTGATATTGGAAGTGACACAGTGGTGGAGAAGTCAAATTCAAAGGTGCGCAAGAGGAAGAGGCGTGATAGGTTCGAAATGTTCAAGGGTTTTTGCGAGAGTGTTGTCAACAAGATGATGGCTCAGCAAGAAGAGACTCACAACAAGCTCCTCGAGGACATGGTGAAAAGGGACCAAGAGAAGTTCGCCAGAGAAGAAGCTTGGAAGAAGCAAGAGTTGGATAGGATGAAAAAGGAGCTTGAGATTATGGCACAAGAGCAAGCCATTGCCGGGGATAGACAAGCCACCATAATTGAATTCTTAAAGAAAtgtgcaacaacaacaataacttcaTTATCCCCTCCAAGCCAAAATGCCAAGTACTACATCACAAATGATTCAAATCTTCCAAATTGTGCATCGCATTCGCAAAACCCTAATAATCCTTCCAATGAAGACAACAATCTTGAGCCAACACCTTCTtctaaaatgattcaaaatcatGGCCAAACTACGTTGGGAGCAGAAAACCCTAGCACAAGTGACACATTATTACAagttccttcttcctccaactCTTCCCCAACAACCCACAACCCTAGTTCTTCACTCAATAGCCACAATAACATTATCCCACTAGAGTCAAATTCAGTTTCGACATACAAGCCCACCTCAACAACCCCTATGGCCAGCAGTGAGAATTCGAAAGATGATATTGGGAGAAGATGGCCAAGAGATGAAGTGTTAGCACTGATAAACCTAAGGTGCACAAGTCTAAGCagcaatgaagagaaagaaggaaacaaGGGTCCTCTGTGGGAGAGAATCTCGCAAGGGATGTCAGCGCTGGGATACAAGAGAAGTGCAAAGAGGTGCAAGGAGAAGTGGGAGAACATAAACAAGTACTTCAGAAAAACCAAGGATAATGTTAATAAGAAAAGGTCCCTTAACTCTAGGACATGTCCTTATTTCCATCAACTGAGTTGCTTGTATGGTCAAGGAAAAATCGTGCCGCAGTCAGAAAGGGAAGGGAACTACTGCTTGAATCCAACCCCGAATTCCGGTCAAGTGCCACCGGATGATGATCATCAAGTCCAAGACGATGAGTCTTCTCAAGTGGGGTCTGCTGGTTTGGTTCAGTATGCATGTTGA